A genomic stretch from Candidatus Methanomassiliicoccus intestinalis Issoire-Mx1 includes:
- the purS gene encoding phosphoribosylformylglycinamidine synthase subunit PurS translates to MVNAEIRIELKKGVADPEGANTKKALELLGFKGILGVKTVKVFSMELDMSAEEALAACEEMSRKLLANPVIQSYKIELK, encoded by the coding sequence ATGGTTAATGCAGAGATCAGAATCGAATTGAAAAAAGGAGTAGCCGATCCAGAGGGAGCCAACACCAAAAAAGCGTTAGAGCTTCTGGGATTCAAAGGCATTCTGGGAGTTAAAACGGTCAAAGTGTTCTCTATGGAGCTGGATATGAGTGCCGAAGAGGCCCTTGCAGCCTGTGAGGAGATGTCCAGAAAACTCCTTGCCAACCCTGTGATCCAGTCATATAAGATTGAGCTCAAATGA
- a CDS encoding tRNA (adenine-N1)-methyltransferase, with translation MQAPVAILNTVFLFRSMLLEGDLIYLLDSKGYRHWLTLGNGMVRVQGLGVVDSSKIIGQEDGYALSIAGKTFTALKPMIGDLMQSLERGPQIITPKDAATIAFRLGLRAGETVVEAGVGSGALTMALINSVMPTGRVISMEFREEFARGAEKNIKRAGLHEFWEVKIGDIRKDNPGVMADAVSLDMPDPQLALDNIEAFLRPGGRISAYVPNTNQLADVVHGLEDRNYIEIDALENIQRRMEVHPGGVRPSFENLGHTGYLIFARKPSRN, from the coding sequence ATGCAGGCTCCCGTAGCCATTTTAAATACTGTATTCTTATTCCGCAGTATGCTCCTTGAAGGGGATTTAATCTATCTGCTTGACTCGAAAGGATACCGCCACTGGCTGACTCTTGGAAACGGCATGGTCCGCGTCCAGGGGCTGGGAGTTGTAGACTCATCAAAAATCATCGGCCAGGAGGACGGATACGCTCTTTCGATTGCCGGCAAGACCTTTACAGCCCTCAAGCCGATGATCGGAGATCTTATGCAGTCATTAGAGAGGGGTCCGCAGATCATAACTCCCAAGGATGCAGCCACGATAGCTTTCCGTCTGGGTCTGAGAGCCGGAGAGACCGTGGTAGAGGCAGGCGTAGGCTCTGGAGCATTGACAATGGCTTTGATCAATTCAGTAATGCCGACTGGAAGGGTAATCTCCATGGAATTCAGGGAAGAGTTTGCCAGAGGCGCAGAGAAGAACATCAAAAGAGCCGGGCTTCATGAATTCTGGGAAGTCAAGATCGGAGACATCAGAAAAGACAACCCGGGAGTGATGGCAGACGCGGTCTCCCTGGACATGCCCGATCCCCAGCTGGCTCTGGACAATATCGAAGCATTCCTGAGGCCGGGAGGAAGAATCTCCGCGTATGTTCCCAATACAAATCAGCTTGCTGATGTAGTTCACGGGCTGGAAGACAGGAATTATATCGAGATTGACGCACTGGAGAATATTCAGAGAAGAATGGAAGTGCACCCAGGCGGAGTGAGGCCGTCTTTTGAGAATCTCGGGCACACAGGATACCTGATCTTTGCAAGAAAACCATCGAGAAATTAG
- the proS gene encoding proline--tRNA ligase codes for MKKDENFSEWYNEIVEEAGLTDKRYPIKGMNVWPAYGWKIMRYVDSYIREELDATHHDEVCFPLLIPQTEFQKEKEHIKGFDAEVYWVTKAGDNELDIPLVLRPTSETAMYPMFSLWIRSHSDLPLKIYQLVNTFRYETKQTRAFIRVREIHFFESHTCHVDEEDAQKQIEEDIQILSRIAKKLCMPYMLLRRTEWDKFPGAYYTVGIDTTLIKGRSLQLGSIHHYHENFSKPFDIKYEDLNGDLKYVHQTTYGMSERLLGAVIGVHGDDKGLVLPPAIAPFQVVIIPILAKGNVEEVEKQACILRDELRAAGIRVELDDGDERPGNKFFKWELKGVPLRLELGERDIKNGVVAFARRFDGQKGSFQRSEVTSLVKAELDKIAEEMDAKAWAKMKESIISVDDLENPPEMILRFGWCGDENCGKAIEEKTGLKILGTPYIHEEFHGKCAGCGKDTDIVVYSARAM; via the coding sequence ATTAAAAAGGATGAGAATTTCAGCGAATGGTACAATGAGATTGTGGAGGAAGCCGGGCTTACTGATAAGCGCTATCCCATCAAGGGCATGAATGTCTGGCCCGCTTACGGCTGGAAGATCATGAGATATGTGGACTCCTACATCCGCGAGGAACTCGATGCCACTCACCACGATGAGGTATGCTTTCCTCTTCTGATTCCGCAGACGGAGTTCCAGAAGGAAAAGGAGCATATCAAGGGCTTTGACGCCGAGGTATACTGGGTCACCAAAGCAGGCGATAACGAGCTGGATATTCCCTTGGTGCTGCGTCCTACTTCCGAGACGGCGATGTATCCCATGTTTTCTCTCTGGATACGTTCCCACTCTGATCTGCCGCTGAAAATCTACCAGCTGGTGAACACATTCAGGTATGAAACGAAACAGACAAGGGCGTTTATCCGCGTCAGGGAGATTCATTTCTTTGAGTCGCACACCTGCCACGTTGATGAGGAGGACGCACAGAAGCAGATCGAGGAAGACATTCAGATTCTTTCCAGGATCGCTAAGAAACTGTGCATGCCCTACATGCTTCTGAGAAGAACCGAATGGGACAAGTTCCCCGGAGCATACTATACTGTGGGAATCGACACCACTCTTATCAAGGGCCGCTCTCTGCAGCTGGGTTCAATACATCACTATCATGAGAACTTCTCCAAGCCCTTTGACATTAAATATGAAGATCTGAACGGGGACCTGAAATATGTCCATCAGACCACTTACGGAATGTCTGAACGTCTCTTAGGCGCTGTCATCGGCGTTCACGGAGACGACAAAGGTTTAGTGCTGCCTCCGGCCATTGCTCCGTTCCAGGTTGTTATCATTCCTATCCTGGCCAAAGGCAATGTGGAGGAAGTCGAGAAACAGGCCTGCATTCTGCGCGATGAGCTCAGAGCCGCAGGTATAAGAGTGGAACTGGATGACGGCGATGAGCGTCCCGGCAACAAGTTCTTCAAATGGGAGCTCAAGGGAGTTCCGCTGCGTCTCGAACTCGGAGAAAGAGACATCAAGAACGGCGTAGTGGCATTTGCCAGGCGCTTTGACGGTCAGAAAGGATCGTTCCAGCGGTCTGAGGTAACAAGCCTCGTCAAAGCTGAGCTGGATAAGATCGCTGAAGAAATGGACGCTAAAGCCTGGGCAAAAATGAAGGAGTCCATTATCTCCGTGGATGATCTGGAAAATCCTCCGGAAATGATCCTGCGCTTCGGCTGGTGCGGCGATGAAAACTGCGGCAAGGCCATTGAGGAGAAGACAGGACTCAAGATCCTCGGCACTCCGTACATTCACGAGGAGTTCCACGGCAAGTGCGCCGGCTGCGGCAAGGACACAGACATCGTGGTTTACTCTGCCAGGGCTATGTAA
- a CDS encoding ribose-phosphate diphosphokinase, whose amino-acid sequence MIVIGGTSSKKLAQDLAKELDSKYVQAQVSRFPDGECYVRIEEDALDDDVIVVQNTHPDNNLVEMLLIQDAALGLGAKSVTSVVPYFGYSRQDERFNKGEALSAKVMVDIMGLTSTRLASVDVHKPVVLDWFAGKTYNISAAHCIGEFFKDSGIDLVLAPDEGALDRAAAVAEAIHAEFDNLEKTRLSGEVVRMAPKNVDAKDKSVLIVDDIISTGGTIEAAANQLKVLGAKSVIAVCTHGLFAKDALDRLRKCCNAVYSTNTIENEVSVISVAPEIAKVLRD is encoded by the coding sequence ATGATAGTCATCGGTGGTACATCCTCTAAGAAGCTGGCGCAGGATCTGGCTAAGGAATTAGATTCAAAATATGTTCAGGCACAAGTTTCAAGGTTTCCGGACGGAGAATGCTATGTCCGTATCGAGGAAGATGCTCTCGATGATGATGTTATAGTCGTCCAGAACACTCATCCCGACAACAATCTGGTGGAGATGCTCCTGATTCAGGATGCCGCTCTCGGCCTGGGAGCAAAAAGCGTCACCAGCGTTGTGCCTTATTTTGGATATTCAAGGCAGGATGAGCGCTTCAACAAGGGAGAGGCGCTGAGCGCCAAAGTCATGGTTGACATCATGGGTCTCACCTCGACAAGGCTGGCTTCAGTGGATGTCCACAAGCCTGTGGTTCTTGACTGGTTTGCCGGAAAGACCTACAACATCTCTGCAGCACACTGCATCGGGGAGTTCTTCAAAGACAGCGGCATCGATCTCGTGCTTGCTCCAGACGAGGGAGCTCTGGACCGCGCAGCGGCAGTCGCAGAGGCCATTCATGCAGAGTTCGACAATCTTGAGAAAACAAGACTGTCCGGCGAAGTGGTGCGCATGGCTCCCAAGAATGTTGATGCCAAAGACAAGAGCGTTCTGATCGTTGATGACATCATCTCCACCGGCGGTACGATTGAAGCAGCCGCCAACCAGCTGAAGGTGTTGGGCGCCAAGAGCGTCATCGCCGTCTGTACACACGGGCTGTTTGCCAAAGATGCGTTAGACAGGCTGCGCAAGTGCTGCAATGCTGTTTACTCAACCAATACAATTGAAAACGAAGTGTCTGTGATCTCTGTGGCTCCCGAGATTGCCAAAGTTTTGAGGGATTGA
- a CDS encoding ATP-binding protein — MFSECLSDEAAGIIYGDVGTAVLNISVLSKLQKLEYVQIEHEEAGWVIGQVADIQRKTDLSLEKARMIGQRQEVDIHEKTTAKIEIIGYRDERGLLQTPRTPFRAGQYVYHAEDEIIKKSLGLREHTKTGAYIGLLYGHDIRVELDINSLVQKHVSILAKTGGGKSFLCGDLLEELIKHNVTVLVLDPHGEYGSMKEAGSVLETSRDFHVEPHGYADRIIEFATDPVSNPDALPLKFTLSNLEANDILSLTNIKNSKMHLSFLKKAIDALRNSKQDYSLKDVISVLEREDDMNNYALICELQYLDDAKIFAPSGTKISELVKKNMTTIVNLKGTPPELSELIVNRICTALFELRKVNAVPPMMLVVEEAHNFCPQQGTVASSKIFRTIAAEGRKFGLGLAIISQRAAKIDKNVLSQCNTQIILKVTNPNDLKAISGSVEGLTASMADEIQRLPIGVAMCVGGGIQMPLIVEVRPRESRHGGESVTVIPDECDY, encoded by the coding sequence ATGTTTTCTGAATGTCTGTCTGATGAAGCCGCCGGTATCATCTACGGCGATGTCGGAACCGCTGTGCTTAACATCAGCGTTCTTTCCAAGCTGCAGAAGCTGGAGTATGTGCAGATTGAGCATGAGGAAGCCGGCTGGGTGATCGGACAGGTTGCTGATATTCAGCGGAAGACCGACCTGTCCCTGGAAAAAGCCAGGATGATCGGGCAGAGGCAGGAAGTTGATATTCATGAGAAGACCACTGCCAAAATAGAGATCATCGGCTACCGCGATGAAAGAGGACTTCTCCAGACTCCCCGCACTCCCTTCAGGGCCGGGCAGTATGTGTATCATGCTGAAGATGAGATTATCAAGAAGTCCCTCGGACTCAGGGAGCATACGAAAACAGGCGCTTACATCGGTCTGCTGTACGGGCATGACATCAGGGTGGAATTGGACATCAACTCTCTGGTACAGAAGCATGTCAGCATTCTTGCCAAGACCGGCGGCGGGAAATCCTTTCTTTGCGGCGATCTGCTTGAAGAGCTGATCAAGCACAACGTTACCGTTCTGGTTTTGGATCCGCACGGCGAGTACGGTTCGATGAAGGAGGCTGGCAGCGTGCTTGAGACCTCCAGGGATTTTCATGTCGAGCCCCACGGGTACGCAGACAGGATAATTGAGTTTGCCACAGACCCTGTGTCCAATCCTGATGCGCTGCCTCTTAAATTCACCCTTTCCAATCTTGAGGCCAACGACATTCTTTCTCTGACCAACATAAAAAACAGCAAGATGCATCTCAGCTTCCTCAAGAAAGCCATTGATGCGCTGAGAAACTCAAAACAGGACTATTCCCTCAAAGACGTGATAAGCGTGCTGGAAAGAGAGGACGACATGAACAATTATGCTCTGATCTGCGAGCTGCAGTATCTTGACGATGCTAAGATCTTCGCGCCTTCGGGAACAAAGATCTCCGAGCTTGTCAAGAAGAACATGACAACGATTGTCAATCTCAAAGGCACTCCGCCGGAGCTTTCAGAATTAATTGTCAATAGAATCTGCACTGCCTTGTTTGAACTGAGGAAAGTCAATGCAGTTCCGCCGATGATGCTTGTTGTCGAAGAAGCCCACAACTTCTGCCCGCAGCAGGGCACTGTCGCGTCTTCGAAGATCTTCAGGACCATCGCCGCTGAGGGAAGAAAGTTCGGTCTCGGTCTGGCGATAATCAGCCAGAGAGCTGCCAAGATCGACAAGAATGTCTTAAGCCAGTGCAATACCCAGATCATTTTAAAAGTTACAAATCCCAATGACCTCAAAGCCATTTCCGGCTCTGTGGAAGGCCTCACCGCCAGCATGGCTGATGAGATTCAGCGTCTTCCCATCGGTGTCGCCATGTGTGTCGGCGGCGGTATCCAGATGCCTTTGATTGTTGAAGTCCGCCCCCGCGAAAGCAGGCATGGCGGAGAAAGCGTTACGGTGATTCCTGATGAATGTGATTACTGA
- a CDS encoding DUF357 domain-containing protein, with protein MNVITDEKIIKYLDITKRALDKIKIAAPEKSFARRMAEDFENMARSYYSDAVHFKETGDYVNAFASVNYAHGWLDCGARIGLFDVEGDTVLFTLYE; from the coding sequence ATGAATGTGATTACTGATGAAAAAATCATTAAATATCTTGACATAACAAAGCGCGCCTTAGACAAGATAAAAATTGCTGCTCCTGAAAAGTCATTCGCAAGACGAATGGCTGAAGACTTTGAGAATATGGCCCGCTCCTACTACAGCGATGCCGTGCACTTCAAAGAAACAGGCGACTATGTCAATGCCTTTGCCAGCGTCAACTACGCCCACGGGTGGCTGGACTGCGGCGCCAGAATAGGCCTCTTTGATGTCGAGGGGGATACTGTCCTGTTCACTCTGTACGAGTGA
- a CDS encoding pantoate kinase, with protein MKATAFCPGHITGFFSPKRHRDPLRSGSLGAGICIDQGAVTTLSATEGNRSIKAAVDGNAAPVTETALDLLLGDRELQIRSETVLQLPCGAGFGTSAAGTISAAAALCSILSLSREEAVRAAHIAEIKHNTGLGDVAAISRCGVTYRLKEGVKPYGRVERLDCTPTITACVFKNPLSTADILTDKEKNKIISKAGEKCIAEMRRSPSLDNLFALSRRFTDESMLASEEVTEALRALGDTQASMIMLGNSVFALGSGAEDILSSFGKTFVLHTDTTGPRILTRTE; from the coding sequence ATGAAAGCAACAGCTTTTTGCCCGGGACACATCACAGGTTTCTTCTCGCCGAAAAGGCACCGGGATCCTTTAAGATCAGGATCGCTGGGGGCAGGCATATGCATAGACCAGGGGGCTGTAACAACTCTCTCTGCAACTGAAGGAAACAGAAGCATCAAGGCAGCTGTGGATGGAAATGCAGCGCCTGTAACAGAAACAGCTTTAGACCTGCTGCTGGGAGACAGAGAATTACAGATCAGGTCGGAAACAGTCCTGCAGCTTCCCTGCGGTGCAGGCTTCGGGACAAGCGCAGCGGGCACGATTTCGGCAGCTGCTGCATTATGCTCAATTCTTTCATTGAGCAGAGAAGAAGCAGTAAGAGCAGCACACATAGCAGAAATAAAGCACAACACCGGCTTAGGGGATGTAGCAGCCATTTCCAGATGCGGAGTCACATACAGGCTGAAGGAAGGAGTGAAGCCTTACGGGAGAGTGGAAAGACTGGACTGCACACCGACAATCACCGCCTGCGTCTTCAAAAATCCCCTCAGCACAGCGGACATTTTAACAGATAAAGAAAAAAATAAAATAATTTCCAAGGCAGGGGAAAAATGCATTGCAGAGATGAGGCGCAGTCCCAGCCTGGATAACCTATTCGCATTGAGCAGAAGATTCACAGACGAAAGCATGTTGGCTTCAGAAGAGGTAACGGAAGCCCTCAGAGCCCTGGGAGACACTCAGGCTTCAATGATTATGCTGGGAAACTCAGTCTTCGCTCTCGGCAGCGGAGCAGAAGATATACTGAGCTCATTCGGAAAAACGTTCGTTCTGCATACAGATACAACAGGACCGAGAATTCTCACTCGTACAGAGTGA
- the coaBC gene encoding bifunctional phosphopantothenoylcysteine decarboxylase/phosphopantothenate--cysteine ligase CoaBC — protein MHPSKGIQYTKSRILEGKKIILGVTGSIAAVQAFELSRELMRHGADVHVAMTQDAEKFITAVSMHFATGNEVTTEIDGRTQHVSFLGEYEGQADLLLISPCTSNTISKVAAGICDTSVTTMACVALGTKVPLMIVPAMNLAMYENPAVQRNVEFLKGAGVTFVGPDISGKKAKNAGTQEIVEAVITKLGKNRLAGKKLLVIGGAAREMIDDVRVISNISSGETAVELALAAARQGAETELWHASMSVSIPDFIKSKKFESVNDLIKMIPDENEYDIVLVPAALSDYSPVRQKGKISSDEEQITLTLTKLPKVLPQLRRTARFLAGFKAESTGGEELIKKAKARMDENSLDMIVANNILDVSEGKTKSKIILKDGTIETFEGSKAELAERIIESIAEHIE, from the coding sequence ATGCATCCATCCAAGGGAATCCAATACACTAAAAGCAGGATTCTAGAAGGAAAGAAGATCATTCTCGGCGTAACAGGAAGCATTGCGGCAGTGCAGGCCTTTGAGTTATCCAGAGAGCTCATGCGGCACGGCGCAGATGTTCATGTAGCAATGACTCAGGATGCAGAGAAGTTCATAACGGCAGTCTCAATGCATTTTGCCACAGGCAATGAGGTTACGACAGAGATAGACGGCAGAACTCAGCACGTATCATTTTTAGGAGAATATGAAGGACAGGCAGATCTTCTGCTGATCTCGCCGTGCACTTCCAATACAATCTCGAAAGTTGCAGCGGGAATATGCGATACCTCAGTAACAACAATGGCCTGCGTGGCTCTGGGAACAAAGGTACCGTTAATGATCGTGCCGGCCATGAATCTTGCAATGTATGAGAACCCGGCAGTGCAGAGAAATGTTGAATTTTTAAAGGGTGCAGGAGTGACATTTGTCGGTCCAGACATCTCAGGCAAGAAAGCTAAGAATGCAGGTACGCAGGAAATTGTGGAAGCGGTCATAACCAAATTGGGAAAAAACAGACTGGCGGGAAAGAAGCTGCTCGTCATAGGCGGAGCTGCAAGAGAAATGATTGATGATGTCAGAGTGATCTCAAACATCTCATCAGGAGAAACGGCAGTGGAACTGGCATTGGCAGCCGCGAGGCAGGGAGCAGAGACAGAACTGTGGCATGCATCGATGTCGGTAAGCATCCCGGACTTCATAAAATCGAAAAAGTTCGAATCCGTAAATGACTTAATCAAGATGATTCCAGACGAGAACGAATACGACATCGTCCTCGTACCTGCAGCCTTGTCTGATTACTCACCTGTAAGGCAGAAGGGAAAGATCTCATCAGATGAGGAGCAGATCACTCTCACTCTGACAAAACTTCCCAAAGTCCTTCCTCAGCTGAGAAGAACAGCCAGGTTCCTTGCAGGCTTCAAAGCGGAAAGCACAGGCGGGGAAGAGCTGATCAAAAAAGCAAAAGCACGCATGGACGAAAACTCGCTGGATATGATAGTGGCCAACAACATTCTTGACGTCTCTGAAGGAAAAACAAAATCAAAGATAATTCTCAAAGACGGAACGATAGAAACTTTCGAAGGAAGCAAAGCAGAGCTGGCAGAAAGGATCATCGAAAGCATCGCGGAGCATATTGAATGA
- a CDS encoding InlB B-repeat-containing protein — protein MQCKRRRKGSSEVGTSLLSEFVTVKSSELSKNGYIFKGWCDSFTQQTYLPDEEFRMPNRNVCLTAVWEESSPPTPGKEVTVTFVVDNAFYGESKTHINTALGESMQPDPVKEGYDFAGWYTEDDQVFTADSIVSSNMTVYADFKLNKDYVIVTFVIDNEIYLEKVCRKDNIQEPNIPYRLGKELNAWYSDKELQNKFSFDSVVSEDHITLYAEWKQDENVMIWFIFILFAAFMAAVIASAKRVSFFINENDEEKYASVIMFGKGTLGDRLPQIPDSQNFSGWYSESGELITEESEITQSMKVYAHWNE, from the coding sequence ATACAATGCAAACGGAGGAGAAAGGGAAGTTCCGAAGTCGGAACTTCACTTCTCAGCGAATTTGTAACTGTCAAATCGTCAGAGCTGTCAAAGAATGGATACATCTTCAAGGGATGGTGCGACTCATTCACTCAGCAGACATACTTGCCTGATGAAGAATTCAGAATGCCTAACAGAAATGTCTGTCTGACAGCAGTATGGGAAGAAAGCAGTCCTCCTACTCCTGGAAAAGAAGTCACAGTCACATTCGTAGTAGACAACGCTTTCTACGGAGAATCAAAGACTCATATCAACACAGCATTAGGAGAATCAATGCAGCCTGATCCTGTCAAAGAGGGATATGACTTCGCAGGATGGTATACAGAAGACGATCAGGTCTTCACAGCAGATTCAATAGTAAGCAGTAACATGACAGTCTATGCAGACTTCAAATTAAACAAGGACTACGTCATAGTTACTTTCGTTATAGATAACGAAATTTACTTGGAGAAAGTCTGCAGGAAAGACAACATTCAGGAACCTAATATCCCTTACAGATTAGGAAAGGAACTGAATGCATGGTATTCAGACAAAGAGTTACAGAACAAATTCAGTTTTGATTCAGTAGTATCAGAGGATCACATAACACTCTATGCTGAATGGAAACAAGACGAGAATGTAATGATCTGGTTTATTTTCATACTCTTCGCAGCATTCATGGCAGCAGTGATAGCATCAGCAAAGAGAGTGTCATTCTTCATCAATGAGAATGACGAAGAGAAGTATGCATCAGTAATCATGTTCGGAAAGGGAACTCTGGGAGACAGACTTCCTCAGATTCCTGACAGTCAAAACTTCTCAGGCTGGTACTCAGAATCAGGAGAACTGATAACAGAAGAATCAGAGATCACTCAGAGCATGAAAGTCTATGCTCACTGGAATGAGTGA
- a CDS encoding InlB B-repeat-containing protein: MIFPFRYYTFKGWYKDAALETEWDFDKDVVTADITLYAKWETKDPDRPTYFKVEYNANGGEREVPKSELHFSANL; the protein is encoded by the coding sequence ATGATTTTCCCGTTTAGATATTACACATTCAAAGGCTGGTACAAAGACGCAGCATTAGAAACAGAATGGGACTTCGATAAAGACGTAGTCACAGCAGACATAACCTTATACGCCAAGTGGGAAACAAAGGACCCTGACAGACCTACTTACTTCAAAGTAGAATACAATGCAAACGGAGGAGAAAGGGAAGTTCCGAAGTCGGAACTTCACTTCTCAGCGAATTTGTAA
- the tmk gene encoding dTMP kinase: MNSAAKGRFIVFEGIDGAGKSELSRRLSEYLASLGIDTVLTAEPSNSWIGDVLRTESKTTGPVANTLFYVADRAEHTSQIKKWLNSGRWVLCDRYVGSTLAYQGALLSDKVENAWNWLKEINRPAAISPDVTFLLKISPEEAMNRLNLRAGIPGRFEKFNFLKKVSDNYDLVAFEDSSYVIVDASMSRDDVFSYVLSRLPEI; this comes from the coding sequence ATGAATTCTGCAGCAAAAGGGCGTTTTATCGTATTCGAAGGGATAGACGGTGCCGGCAAGAGCGAGCTGTCGCGCAGGCTCTCAGAATACCTTGCTTCTCTGGGAATCGATACAGTTTTGACGGCAGAGCCTTCAAACTCCTGGATCGGGGACGTCCTGAGAACTGAGTCCAAGACTACGGGGCCTGTTGCCAATACCCTGTTTTATGTTGCAGACCGTGCTGAACATACTTCGCAGATCAAGAAGTGGCTCAATTCCGGCAGATGGGTTCTCTGCGACAGGTATGTCGGCAGCACTCTTGCGTATCAAGGAGCTCTTCTTTCTGACAAAGTTGAAAACGCTTGGAACTGGCTGAAGGAGATAAACAGGCCTGCCGCCATCTCTCCAGATGTTACATTTCTGCTGAAAATCTCTCCTGAAGAAGCGATGAACCGTTTGAATCTCAGGGCAGGCATTCCCGGCAGGTTTGAAAAGTTCAATTTTCTGAAGAAAGTAAGCGATAATTACGATCTTGTCGCTTTTGAGGATTCTTCTTATGTGATTGTTGATGCTTCAATGAGCCGCGATGACGTTTTTTCGTATGTTCTCAGCAGGCTGCCTGAAATTTAG
- a CDS encoding toprim domain-containing protein: MKDLTDVLERVEKILYELRVRPENAIIIVEGRKDVEALHSLDIGGDILKIQDSRKSVFAAVEDLAARGKEVYILTDWDRKGGQLASLLRNALKANDIPYNDSVRTELSKLCKSEIKDVESLPSYIALLKSRIYGQ, encoded by the coding sequence ATGAAAGACTTAACAGATGTTCTGGAAAGAGTTGAAAAGATTCTTTATGAGCTGAGGGTAAGACCTGAAAACGCTATTATCATAGTTGAGGGAAGGAAGGATGTAGAAGCCCTTCACAGTCTTGATATCGGAGGGGACATCCTCAAGATCCAAGACTCAAGGAAAAGTGTTTTTGCTGCTGTTGAAGACCTTGCAGCCCGCGGCAAAGAGGTTTACATCCTGACAGACTGGGACCGCAAAGGCGGACAGCTTGCTTCTTTACTCAGAAATGCTCTGAAAGCTAATGACATCCCGTATAACGACAGTGTGAGGACTGAGCTTTCAAAGCTCTGCAAATCTGAGATTAAGGATGTCGAGTCTCTGCCTTCATACATCGCCCTTCTGAAGTCTCGTATCTATGGGCAATAA
- a CDS encoding DUF167 domain-containing protein — protein sequence MPADFFAALRSAGGSATEIDIMVTPNAKTASVCTVDQWRKRLIIKVQDLPLEGRANNAVESLLKDFFGVPVEIIRGHADRHKTVLVHQDIESVAALLVENERLNRCSGKS from the coding sequence ATGCCTGCAGATTTCTTCGCGGCTCTGCGTTCAGCAGGCGGCAGTGCGACTGAGATAGACATAATGGTCACTCCCAACGCCAAAACTGCATCTGTCTGTACAGTCGATCAGTGGAGAAAGAGGCTCATCATCAAAGTTCAGGATCTTCCGCTTGAGGGAAGGGCAAACAATGCTGTTGAATCCCTGCTGAAAGATTTTTTTGGAGTTCCTGTTGAAATTATCAGAGGACATGCAGATAGACATAAGACTGTACTCGTCCATCAGGATATCGAGAGCGTAGCTGCGCTTTTGGTGGAAAATGAAAGACTTAACAGATGTTCTGGAAAGAGTTGA